One Marasmius oreades isolate 03SP1 chromosome 7, whole genome shotgun sequence genomic window, GTATGGCATTAGTCCAGCAAATCTTCATAAAGTACGTGTTCAACACAACCGAACAAAGGGAAACTTTTGACACGGAAGTGACAGTACGACCATTTCACTTTTCCAGGGGCAGTTCCACGTACTTTCATCGGAAGTATAATACTTGCATGGGCCTCTTCCCCGGTCATACGAAGTGCTCAATCTCTGGGTTTATTGTCGTCCAAATTTGACATGCAAATTATTGGTGAGCTCGATCGCGTATCCGTTTTTGACACCACCTTGATGCAGTCATAGCGAGACTCGTACTTGCTTCATCCAATGCCCTGGGCCTCTGTTGCATTCGACATGCGGTTTCTCGACGTTTTGGTCGACTTACCGGGCTTTTATTCACTTTGATAACAATATCTCAGTTTCATATTCCGTTCTGGATGGGACGAACGCTTCCGAACATGTTTGCATTACTTCCAGGTACGTTCTTGTGAAGTATCATCCTCAACTTGATGTTTATCTCTTTGAAAGTAAATTTGGCAACGTACTTGCTGCTTGATCGTGCTCCGAACGCATTGAACCCGTCGCCCCGAAATGTTTATACCGCCATATCTCTTTTGACCTTCGCTGGCGTTGTATATCGGGCGGAGTTGGCTCTTCTTCTCGCCCCCATCTCTCTTCAGGCTTTGTACCAGGGGAGCTGTAGCCTCACTGGTCTTGCTAAATGCGGTATCATAACAGGAGCAGTATCGATAGGTGGCCTTGGAGTGTTCTTCTCTTGTTTGTGCGTATGACTGACGCCGTTCGAAAAGCTCTTACAGCTTCTGTGGATACCTACTTCTGGCAATCGCCAAACCCGCTGTGGCCTGAATTGTCTGGTCTCTATTTCAACGTTATACAAGGCAAAAGCTCAGAATGGGGCGTAAGTAAACATGCTTCGTTTGTCAAAATGATACTAAACGGTTTTCATCTAGACGTCACCGGCTTACACCTACTTCCTTTCATACCTCCCCAAGCTACTGCTtactgcgcttcctctgtcCGGAATAGCTTTCGTCTTTGATCACCGTATTCGGCCGGTGCTCTTACCTTACATCGCATTCATATTCTTGATCAGTGGATTAGGCCACAAAGAGTGGCGATTCATCGTCTATGTCGTGCCTGTATTCAACGTTGCAGCCGCAAGAACGGCTAGATGGATGTCGGTACCCGTTTCGCCGTTCCTCACCCTCTTGTTAATTAAGTTTTTTCAGGGTTTCGCGAAGAAAATCCTCTTTTATGGGCAGATTTTATTTCATGGCTGCGTGGATCATGATCCTGGCGAATATAGCTCTAACTGCTGTGACTACTTTGGCATCCATTCACAATTACCCGGGCGGTGTCGCTTTAAACAATTTCAACAACTATATTACTAAGAATTACCAAAACACGGGTGAGCTTGTTTGTTTCTACCGTCTAGTTTAATTTGCTCACTTGCTGGTAGCTCCACACGTCCATATTTCGAATCTAGCTGCACAAACGGGTGCTTCGCTATTCCTTCAAACACACGCACCGCCTTTCATTGAAGGCTCCGGTCGCCCTTCTGCTTGGACGACATATAACAAGACAGAGGGGTTGACAGTTAAATCGCTGGGTTCTTCGAAACACTTTACACATATCATATCGGAAGTTCCTCTTGAAGAGTTCGGTTGGATAAATAAGAGtaaatggaaggaagttgGGGTAGTCTATGGATTCGAACGATGGGTTATTGACCGGCGGATCCTTCGGGGTAATGAGGGTATATGGGATGTCATGACCAAACTTGGGGGTGTGGTGACGATGGCGAGAAGTGGTAGATTGTGGATTTCGGAACGGAAGTATTAGGATTTTGTTGTGTTACCCCTGTCCAACGCAGACCTATTCTCTTGTATCATAGCCATCTAATTTGGAAGAACATATATTGATTCTTCTCCATCAATGCACAGACCACCAGAACTCAGAAATATCCTAGGATACAAGGAGAGCGCCAAACTAAGGAATACTTGAAAGTTGAGACCAATGCAACTTCGTTGCAAGTGGCATGCTTCCCCTGGTTGACTGCAACGAAGGCGTTGAAAAAGACATGTTCAAGCCAGCAAATTCGTAGACTCTGTGACTTCGTACATGCAGCAAAATTGCGATTAGTACAACACACAGAGATGATCTCTTGGTGCCGGACCAGAGCGTCCACGGGGAAAGTCGCAAGCGAGCGATTATATTTGAAAGCAATAATATCAGCTCGTCAAGATATCTGAATGACAGATATATCAGATTGCGGGTCCCTTGTGGATTGTGGCTGAATTCGAACCAGAGGTAATCGCTAAACTTGTCGTCAAAGCGTTCAAAGGTTTTCCACGCTCCCGACATTGTAACTTGCAGGAAGGTCCTATGCCGCCAGTATGAATGTTTCTCGGTGTAGAGTTCCAAGATGCGCCCAATGTCAAACAGTACACCGGCTCGGGAGAGGTTGATTCTGACGCGGGCGGATTCGTGCGGAGTTAACCGAACCGCCAGAGTCCCTATATTCACGTGATACTGACAGAGCTTGTGATACATTGACAGCAACAACACGAACGCCTTTTAATACCGAGACATCTTCAACATGGTCGGGTTTGCGCCTTTTCACCACCATGTCTCTTCCTCCTGGTCCAAAGTTTGTGCTCAAACAGCTCTCATGGATCTCTAGGCGAGTAATTGTGGTACATCTGTGTTTGCGAGCACTGGATTATCTTGACATTCTTCCACTTTCCACGACTGCAAATGTACTAGCTTCAGTTCTGGTTCAAGCGCTGGCGATACTTGGGCAGCCGTTATGGGAGGATTTTAAGATGAAGCGGGATGCTGCTGCAAGAGGTGCAGTTCTCGTGCCGAGAGTTCGTCAGAGTTCACGGTCAATCGTGAAGGATATCTTGAAGAGTTTCCAGTCGGGTTATATAGGTCTGTTACTCCTATTGCCGGACTACAATGCTGACAACTTAGACGACTCTCAGCCGAAGTGTTCGACGACTGGCGAGAAACATACGGGAATACCTACTTCTTGAAGATCTTTTCAGACAAGAGGGTGAGTATCTCCATCGATGTCAAACGCAGGCTAAGATTGACCCGCTCGACGCCTTAGATACTTACCCTTGAACCACTCCATATGAAGGCCGTCCTTGCAACGCAGTTTGATGAGTTTGTGAAAGGTATGTATCAGACGTCATCACCATCAACTTTTCGATCCGATAGTCTTGTCAAGGTTCACTTCTATTCTCTCAATGGAAATCCCTGCTCGGTGCGGGCGTCTTCAATTCTGATGGTATGTACACCTCACATGTCTCCTCTCGTGTTTTTGTAACAGTTTGATTACCAGGTGACATGTGGAAGTAAGTGACTAGCTTCTGGGTCGTCGCTTTTGGGCGCTGTTGTCCTTTTTCGGTTGTCGTCGGTGGTCTGACGGACCAGGGGTAACTACCGGGATCGCGTCAAGATCTCTCTGATGAGCCCTATATGCGTGCCGCACCCTCTTTGAGAAGTCAATGAAGTCCTCTCCCGGAAGTCTTTCATCAAGATTTGACCGAAAGTTGTGAAGGTTGAGGTTGTAATAATACCGATGCCTGCTACTTTCTCCTAAATCACCTCCTAAATCACCTTGTGATTGCTGGCTCTGACTTGTTGACGTTCACAGGTTTCATCGACAGATGACTCGGCCGTTCTTCAGCAAAGATCGCATCCGTGATTTCGAAATTTTCGATAACCATGCGATGGAAACTATCGAGCTGATGAAAAAACGTCTATCCGAAGGGCACCCAATTGATTTCCAGGTTTGTGGCCCCTCCACTCGCCTCGCCCCTACTCCGAAACTGAAGAAGAGACGAAACATGTTTAGGACGCGGTCGGTCGATTTACTCTCGACTCTGCCACTGAATTCTTGTTTGGGAAAAATGTTCGGTCACTCGATGCGGGATTGCCCTACCCAAAGTCATCTGGGATTTCAAACACATACGAATTTGAGAACCATCCTTCGAATCGATTCGTTACAGCATTTATGAAGGCACAGGCAATTGCAGTGCAGCGTTCCCGCTTAGGCACGACGTGGCCGTTGATGGAATTTTGGAAGGACGAGCTTGCGATGAATAGGGCGATTGTTGATGAATTCGTCAAACCGATCCTCGCAGGCGTTAAACAACGGGAAAAGTCTCGGAGTGCTCAATCGAAGGAACCGTTGGAGGAAGACGAGTTTTTCCTTGCGCATTTAGTCCGCCAGAACACAGGTCATCTTTCAGTAAGCTTCTCCTGATCATATTGCTGACGGTTTTCAAACAGATGATCAAGTTGTCCTCGATGAACTCGTCAATATTCTCGTCGCATCGCGAGATACCGTAGGAACTTTCgcccttcctttccttcctcgaTCCTCACGTTCCTCTTAGACCGCCGCACTGCTCTCGTTCGCTGTATACATACTAACGGAACGCCCCGACATTGTTCAACGGCTCCGAGAAGAAGTTCTAAGACATGTTGGGCCTACCAGTCCACCATCGTACGAAGATATCAAGGAGATGAAGTATCTTCGTGCGTTTTTGAATGGTGGGTTCCTACATATAGCTTTGGTTGATTTATTGACTCTGGCTATGATTGCGCTATTCCAGAAACGTTACGCCTGTATCCACCTGTGTAAGCCCGAGTTCTCTATAAATTAGTTTACAACTGATAATCTTTCACCAAAGGCCTATCGATTCCCGGTAAGTTTGGTTTTGATTGGCTCATTATTTGACTACCAGAACTTATGAGTTGCCAGGAATTCAACAAAGGCGACTACATTGCCCAGTGTGAACGGGCCACCGATTTTCGTTCCTGAAAACACAAGgtatgtttctttttcttcttgaaacTCAGGCCTCTCCTAAGCACTTGCGGTCTCGACTTTAGGGTCACATACAGCGTGTTTTTAGTTCATCGGAGAGAAGATCTCTGGGGTCCTGACGGTTCGTTGCACATCTTCTCGTTCTGTGTATGCACCATTTCAAGTTTTGCTCACTCGCTCCTGCTTTAGCCGATGAATTTGACCCCGATAGATTCTTGGACGAGCGGTTACACAAGTATCTTACCCCGAACCCATTCATCTTCCTGCCGTTCAATGCTGGACCTCGGATTTGCTTAGGACAACAAGTGAGTGGTCGTAACTATTGAATACGGGCAAGAAGCTAAACGATATGTTTAGTTCGCATACAACGAAGCTTCGTTTTTCCTCGTTAGACTCCTTCAGAACTTTTCGTCCTTCACGTTCGCGGATGATGCACAGGATGGGTGTGACAAGCCACCACGACACTGGAAAGGATTGAAGGGAACGAAGGGGAGGGATAAGATTACGTTCCAGATCTTTCTCACTATGAGTGTTAGAGGTGGGTTGTGGGTGAAGATGGAAGCTTGATTTGAGCATTGTTTGGGGTTTTTATTGTTTATGTAACTGATACAATACGTCTTTGAGTCCATGTATCGTACCATGTATCGTACTTGCCCCAAATCCTGTACTTTGAACCAGTAGCCAGTGTCCATCTCAACTTGTACCGTTTCCCTGAAATGGGCTTGGAATTGCTCCGCCGCGCTGAGGGGGCAATCTTGGGATTGGATCGGGTGGCGGGCGGAGGTGTGCATGTGAGGCCTCGGTGAGCTTTGTTGACAACAAAAAGCTTGTACTTGAGAGAGTATTATAATGTCATTCAAACGTCTAGACATTCAAAATCCATTGACAAGAAGGTAGCATGTATGATCATGAAAGACATACAGTGAAGAAGTAGACCAGCTGTATCGACAAATGGTAGGTATCGTTGAATAATCCACCTCGAACGATATGGTTTTGTCCTGCGTCCTGTTGAGCGTCAACTTCCAATTGAATTGCACGTGCTTGATCACAGCTATCCCAAGCGCGAAAAGACCTCCGACGTCGAATTCCTTTTGGGACCTCCTGAAAGAAGGCGACTAGAAGTACTTGAAGACCTTGATATCGGCGTAAGAAGAGTAGATTCGGTACGTGTTGTTGCCTCGGGAAGTCAGAAGACCGTAGCTGATCTGGCCAGAGCACGCCATTACATTCCTGAAATCCAGGTAGCACCCAGCAAAAGTAACAGTTGAAGAGAAAAACCCCAGTAAAGATGCCCATTTTCCGTCGGGAAACCTCCGTATCGGTTGCTACTGAGGATGTTTCAGCTGCCAATGGCGATAATGGTGGCTTGGTGACCAGGTTTCTTGTTTTGGGGGGGCTTGTCCTGGCAGCGGTGATAGCGACCAAGAAGTGGTTCTATCCATACACCATTGGTGATTTGGAAAGTCAAGTGAAGTCCATCGATATGCTTATCACGGATAATATGAGCCTGAAATGGAATTTACTTGGAGATTCTGCACCTAGTTTTAGACGGAAACTAGAGAGGTAAGTTGCTGAAAGGCTCGCACCTATGTCTGACATGCTAAAATCCACCGTTAACTTCCCATCTGCCGACTCACTGGTTCCCCTTCCTATTCGAAAAACCAGAGTTAACGACGAAGTACGGCTAGTCAAGACGAACATGTACGCAGAGCCAGACAAAGCGAAAATCGTGGTCTGGATGGGTTACCAATGGTCTCAACTGCGCGATATCAAGGCGTGCTATATGAGATTGCGGGAGTTGCAGTTGGATGTGACGGTGGGTGGGCACGATCCTGAACTGAGGTAGAAAATCGTCAACATGATGGTTCTGATGTAGGTCGAGATAGCAGAGCGAACGCGGAACATACGTGCAAGCGATAACCCGCTACCAATGCCTTAGAGGTCGCCAAGCATCCATCGCCGGACGCCTGTGATCTTATGGCACCCAGATAGTCCTGTCCAACCTCGTttcgttgttgttgttgctgttgctgttgttattttttcttcttccatgGATTGTCGTCGTCTTCCGTTCGTTGAAACGTCTGTCCCTAAATTCCGTCCAATTTATTGTATCCCTCTTTTTGAACCTTGAAGATTAGACCATTGCTCAGGAAGGAAAGGTTCAGAGAAAATGCACAGGAAAAAAATGGCATCTCGAAAAGGAACAAACAAAAGAGAGACAACAGACCATAGGGCGCACCATTAATTTTTATTTGATGATCCATCCAGAAGTGTTTGACGATTCCAGAGGTCGACTTTGAGCAAGGGGACCTGGGCTGTTGCGATTCTGTGTAAGAGCTCTGATTCTGAGTGTTTGTGGTGGCACAGAGGATTCAGTTGAGACAATCTTCAAGGAAACGCAGATTTCGTTGAAACAAAGTGAATCAGTCACATAGGGACGACGAGGAAAGGAGGTTGAGTTGAACGATCAGCGGGACAACGGACGACCCCGGCATTCATCCTTTATTGACCGTGTCACACAACAATAATTCATAATTCCTACTTCGTGACTCAGTTGAGTCAGTGACACGGTCAATAAAGGATGAATGCCGGGGTCGTCCGTTGTCCCGCTGATCGTTCAACTCAACCTCCTTTCCTCGTCGTCCCTATGTGACTGATTCACTTTGTTTCAACGAAATCTGCGTTTCCTTGAAGATTGTCTCAACTGAATCCTCTGTGCCACCACAAACACTCAGAATCAGAGCTCTTACACAGAATCGCAACAGCCCAGGTCCCCTTGCTCAAAGTCGACCTCTGGAATTGTCAAAGACTTCTGGATGGATCATCAAATAACAATTCATGGTGCGCCCTATGGTCTGTTGTCTCTCTTTTGTTTGTTCATTCTTGAATTCCCTCTTGTTCAGTATCTGTGTGTCCGCTACGAAAAGATTCGGACGACGAACGGAAGCATCGGATGCGGAGCGCAAAACATCCATGTCGGACGGCGCTCTAGGTACCCACTCGGGATGTATGTCCACTATCAGCTGGCCTGCGAATTCTTGCGCTTTAACAAAGAGGTATGTACATGTAAGATCCCATTCGAtttatcttcaacttctcttCACATCAACTCAGTATCGCAGCCACGTACCAGCGGACTCTACCGCGACTGCTGTGGACGCAAATAGCACACCCCAACATCGTGCGGTACGACCACTGGAACTCTATACACGTAGCGGTCTCTGTCTTTCGGGCTTCGTATTCATGTTCGCGTTGATTTGGAGACAACTTTCTTGACGCAACACGTCGTCAAAGGG contains:
- a CDS encoding uncharacterized protein (CAZy:GT22), translated to MSFVLDALIIAAGWIHVALAPYTKVEESFNLHAIHDILMYGISPANLHKYDHFTFPGAVPRTFIGSIILAWASSPVIRSAQSLGLLSSKFDMQIIARLVLASSNALGLCCIRHAVSRRFGRLTGLLFTLITISQFHIPFWMGRTLPNMFALLPVNLATYLLLDRAPNALNPSPRNVYTAISLLTFAGVVYRAELALLLAPISLQALYQGSCSLTGLAKCGIITGAVSIALTASVDTYFWQSPNPLWPELSGLYFNVIQGKSSEWGTSPAYTYFLSYLPKLLLTALPLSGIAFVFDHRIRPVLLPYIAFIFLISGLGHKEWRFIVYVVPVFNVAAARTARWMVSRRKSSFMGRFYFMAAWIMILANIALTAVTTLASIHNYPGGVALNNFNNYITKNYQNTAPHVHISNLAAQTGASLFLQTHAPPFIEGSGRPSAWTTYNKTEGLTVKSLGSSKHFTHIISEVPLEEFGWINKSKWKEVGVVYGFERWVIDRRILRGNEGIWDVMTKLGGVVTMARSGRLWISERKY